In Dehalococcoidales bacterium, the genomic window ATAATTAGCCTAAAGGGCAAAAGCAGGGTGACAGCCGTGCACGAGGCAATGCTCTACGACAAGCTGGGGGAGCAGAGGGTAAGGTGCAATACCTGTCAGTGGCGCTGTATCATTAACCCGGGCATGTTCGGCGTCTGCCGTATTTACCGGAACCAGGACGGCACACTCTATAACCTTAATTATGCCAGCGTCTCTTCATTGGCCGCTGACCCCATTGAAAAGAAACCGCTGTTCCACTTCTTTCCGGGAAGCTTGGCCCTGTCTCTAGGCAGCTGGGGATGTAACTTTCACTGTCTGGACTGCCAGAACTGGAAAATTTCCTGCCCGGAGCCCCCCCAGTATTGTCATACTCAACGCCAGGTTCTGCCGGAGGAGGCAGTGGCAATGGCAAAAAGCCACCACTGCGCTGGTATTGCCTGGACATACAATGAACCGAGCATATGGTTCGAGTATACCCTTGACTCAGCCCGGCTGGCTAAGAAGAACAACCTGTATACCGTCTATGTCACCAACGGCTATCTCACCCCTGAGGCGCTGGATACCATCGGTCCCTATCTGGATGTCTGGCGTGTCGACATTAAGGGTTTCTCCGATTCCCTGTACCGTAGCCTGGCTAGGATCAAAAACTGGCGGGGTATTCTCAAAGTCGCCCGACGGGCAAAGGACAGGTGGCGGATGCACGTTGAGGTAGTCACCAACATT contains:
- the amrS gene encoding AmmeMemoRadiSam system radical SAM enzyme — encoded protein: MHEAMLYDKLGEQRVRCNTCQWRCIINPGMFGVCRIYRNQDGTLYNLNYASVSSLAADPIEKKPLFHFFPGSLALSLGSWGCNFHCLDCQNWKISCPEPPQYCHTQRQVLPEEAVAMAKSHHCAGIAWTYNEPSIWFEYTLDSARLAKKNNLYTVYVTNGYLTPEALDTIGPYLDVWRVDIKGFSDSLYRSLARIKNWRGILKVARRAKDRWRMHVEVVTNIIPTMNDDDKQLRGIASWIREELGELTPWHVTRFYPNYNLTHLPPTPLTTLEHACDIGRETGLKFVYVGNVPGHRSESTFCYSCDKPVVERVGYQAKVVGLADSRCRSCGAELNFRTSGGKEEYRG